In a genomic window of Micromonospora cremea:
- a CDS encoding TMEM175 family protein: MERKPVRLVAFSDAVFAISITLLVLEIHPPEDTRHLTHGLAALWPSYLAYALTFLLIGQVWANHHVMFDHLRGVDRVVLLLNTLLLMTIAFLPFAASVLAAAFRDGHGQRTAVVFYGIALGVAASLFNAIWAYARRDHRLLGTTVDAAAGRAISRRFRIAPFWIAAGVVLGALVPVLGVAVITALIPFYWLPIAGEIARPKRRRGGGGRG; the protein is encoded by the coding sequence GTGGAACGCAAACCCGTGCGGCTCGTCGCCTTCAGCGACGCGGTCTTCGCGATCTCCATCACCCTGCTCGTCCTGGAGATCCACCCGCCGGAGGACACCCGGCACCTGACCCACGGTCTCGCTGCGTTGTGGCCGTCCTACCTGGCTTACGCTCTCACCTTCCTTCTCATCGGTCAGGTGTGGGCCAACCACCACGTCATGTTCGACCACCTCCGCGGCGTCGACCGGGTAGTGCTGTTGCTCAACACCCTGCTGCTGATGACCATCGCGTTCCTGCCATTCGCCGCTTCCGTGCTGGCCGCCGCGTTCCGCGACGGACATGGGCAGCGCACCGCCGTCGTCTTCTACGGCATCGCACTCGGAGTGGCAGCTTCTCTTTTCAACGCGATCTGGGCGTACGCGCGACGTGATCACCGGCTGCTGGGCACCACCGTCGATGCCGCCGCTGGGAGAGCCATCAGCAGGCGTTTCCGGATCGCACCCTTCTGGATCGCCGCCGGAGTGGTGCTGGGTGCCCTGGTCCCCGTCCTCGGCGTGGCCGTGATCACCGCGTTGATCCCCTTCTACTGGCTGCCAATCGCGGGCGAGATCGCCCGGCCGAAGCGGCGGCGCGGTGGCGGCGGTCGGGGGTGA
- a CDS encoding RNA polymerase sigma factor: protein MGPPERRDEAWFTSLYAAEYAHIVRYGLRRLGDGDASAELAQEVFVVAWRRRGEVPERSLPWLYGVARRLLANQWRSRRAAPDVLPITDADLNRTVHPSGADVTVGVTDVRVALATLGDLDQEILRLIGWEELTVSEAAQVLGCTRATAAVRLHRARCRLTEAMSDQPAPPRRAVLATTREDL, encoded by the coding sequence GTGGGTCCACCGGAGAGACGCGACGAGGCCTGGTTCACCAGCCTCTATGCCGCCGAGTACGCGCACATCGTGAGGTACGGCCTGCGCCGACTCGGCGACGGGGACGCGTCGGCGGAGCTCGCCCAGGAGGTCTTCGTCGTCGCCTGGCGGCGTCGCGGTGAGGTGCCGGAACGCAGCCTGCCCTGGCTTTACGGGGTGGCCCGGCGCCTGCTGGCGAATCAGTGGAGGTCCCGGCGCGCCGCTCCGGACGTCCTGCCGATCACCGACGCCGACCTGAATCGGACGGTGCACCCTTCCGGCGCCGACGTGACCGTGGGGGTCACCGACGTCCGGGTGGCCCTGGCCACGCTCGGCGACCTCGATCAGGAGATCCTCCGGCTCATCGGCTGGGAGGAGCTGACGGTCTCCGAGGCGGCCCAGGTGCTCGGCTGTACCCGCGCGACCGCGGCCGTGCGCCTGCACCGTGCCCGCTGTCGCCTCACCGAAGCCATGTCAGACCAGCCCGCCCCGCCCCGGCGCGCGGTGTTGGCGACCACTCGAGAGGATCTGTGA
- a CDS encoding CU044_5270 family protein: protein MFGAERTRTLLGPVDPARNIAVAPPLVSARDLIDRAGATESAVGHRRVRPTRRLVLAAGTLAVAAGAVAVLQPFEEADTSDVPGAAAGSVLVPVAYQFDSDPPAAGPQLRALAGALVDTEYDNRSGRYMYHHTKLWGDPVMTSADGRHHVAFANETKVWQAADGTGNQVTVQLEPQYPDQESRDYWRRNLGKGPAVAGTPAPATVPLPPRALTPPSADRSQLRELLKAAYGAGAVSKEVSTIYGRYVVPRQTRAEILRVLADVPGFRWRGQVTDRAGRTGVAVTFDDRPHDAQSLLIFDARTGELLAHERLTLAPVRISSYKVIIATDWTDRLG, encoded by the coding sequence ATGTTCGGAGCAGAGCGAACGCGTACCCTCCTCGGCCCGGTCGACCCGGCCCGGAACATCGCCGTCGCGCCACCGCTGGTCTCGGCGCGCGATCTGATCGACCGCGCCGGTGCCACCGAGTCGGCCGTCGGCCATCGACGCGTACGACCGACCCGCCGGCTGGTCCTGGCGGCCGGGACGCTGGCGGTCGCGGCCGGCGCCGTGGCGGTGCTCCAGCCGTTCGAGGAGGCGGACACCTCCGACGTGCCGGGTGCCGCAGCGGGATCGGTGCTCGTGCCGGTCGCGTACCAGTTCGACTCGGACCCGCCGGCGGCCGGCCCGCAGCTGCGCGCACTGGCCGGCGCACTCGTCGACACGGAGTACGACAACCGCAGCGGGCGCTACATGTACCACCACACGAAGCTGTGGGGCGACCCGGTGATGACCTCCGCCGACGGCCGACACCATGTCGCCTTCGCCAACGAGACGAAGGTCTGGCAGGCCGCCGACGGGACCGGTAACCAGGTCACCGTCCAACTGGAACCGCAGTACCCCGACCAGGAATCCCGGGACTACTGGCGGCGCAATCTCGGGAAGGGTCCCGCCGTCGCCGGCACGCCCGCACCCGCCACCGTCCCGCTGCCACCCAGGGCCCTCACGCCTCCGTCGGCTGACCGGTCGCAGCTGCGTGAACTGCTGAAGGCCGCGTACGGCGCGGGTGCGGTGAGCAAGGAGGTCAGCACGATCTACGGGCGGTACGTCGTACCGCGTCAGACCCGCGCGGAGATCCTGCGGGTCCTCGCCGACGTTCCCGGCTTCCGGTGGCGCGGGCAGGTGACGGACCGTGCCGGCCGGACGGGCGTCGCGGTCACCTTCGACGATCGCCCGCACGACGCGCAGTCTCTGCTGATCTTCGACGCGAGGACGGGTGAACTGCTCGCCCACGAGCGGCTGACGCTCGCGCCTGTCCGGATCAGCTCGTACAAAGTGATCATCGCTACCGACTGGACCGACCGCCTCGGCTGA
- the ssd gene encoding septum site-determining protein Ssd — protein MVVTGDGDLLDDLLRLAAAGGTEVELAADPAAARTRWLPAPLVLLGADQAQPCLRARLPQRPRLVLVGRTGQLDPGWQIAELIGAEHVATLPAAEPWLVDRFAVQGSDRPDGSGARIVALLGGRGGAGASVLAGGLAVTAARSRLRTLLVDADPLGGGLDLVLGWEQLDGLRWPSLTSADGRVDAPAPVRALPSRGDLVVLSWDRGDLLALPAAAMAATVDAARRGRDFVVVDLPRQLDDAAVIALQAADQAFVVVPAELRATAAAARVVAAAAPHCAALSVVVRGPAPGHLRATEVARALGLPLAGTLRPEPGLCRGLERGEAPAAAGKGPLATLCQRIVTDLTGVPATGAA, from the coding sequence CTGGTCGTCACGGGGGACGGCGACCTGCTCGACGACCTGCTCCGGCTCGCCGCCGCCGGCGGCACCGAGGTGGAGCTCGCCGCCGACCCGGCCGCCGCCCGCACCCGTTGGCTACCCGCACCGCTGGTGCTGCTCGGCGCCGACCAGGCGCAGCCGTGCCTGCGGGCCCGGCTGCCGCAGCGTCCCCGGCTGGTGCTGGTCGGCCGGACCGGCCAGCTCGACCCCGGCTGGCAGATCGCCGAGCTGATCGGCGCCGAGCACGTCGCCACGCTGCCCGCCGCGGAGCCGTGGCTGGTGGACCGGTTCGCCGTGCAGGGCTCGGACCGGCCGGACGGCTCCGGAGCCCGGATCGTCGCGTTGCTCGGTGGCCGGGGTGGCGCCGGGGCGAGCGTGCTCGCCGGCGGGCTCGCCGTCACCGCCGCCCGGTCGCGGCTGCGCACCCTGCTCGTCGACGCCGATCCGCTCGGCGGTGGCCTCGACCTCGTGCTCGGCTGGGAGCAGCTGGACGGGCTGCGCTGGCCGTCGCTCACCAGTGCGGACGGGCGGGTCGACGCCCCGGCGCCGGTCCGGGCCCTGCCCAGCCGGGGCGACCTGGTGGTGCTCTCCTGGGATCGCGGCGACCTGCTGGCCCTGCCCGCGGCGGCGATGGCCGCCACCGTCGACGCCGCCCGGCGCGGTCGGGACTTCGTGGTCGTCGACCTCCCTCGGCAACTGGACGACGCCGCCGTGATCGCGTTGCAGGCGGCCGATCAGGCGTTCGTCGTCGTCCCGGCCGAACTGCGTGCCACGGCGGCCGCCGCGCGAGTGGTGGCTGCCGCCGCCCCGCACTGCGCCGCGCTCTCGGTGGTGGTGCGCGGCCCCGCGCCGGGCCATCTGCGAGCGACCGAGGTGGCGCGGGCACTCGGTCTTCCCCTCGCCGGCACACTGCGCCCCGAGCCGGGGCTCTGCCGCGGCCTGGAACGCGGCGAGGCGCCGGCCGCCGCAGGCAAGGGCCCGCTGGCCACGCTCTGCCAACGGATCGTCACCGACCTCACCGGCGTGCCCGCGACGGGTGCGGCATGA
- a CDS encoding ATPase, T2SS/T4P/T4SS family codes for MTGRPEDHTLAARVRQRIAAATTPVTPATIVSAVRAEPTTAVLGDTAVLRIADRVHDDLVGAGPLAPLLADPEVTDVLVNGTRVWVDRGAGLHQVAVPVGSVEDVRRLAQRLIASAGRRLDDGSPYADARLPFGTRLHAVLPPVATEGPYLSLRTFRHRPFTLDELVRQGTVPRPVAPLLAAVVAARLAYLVTGGTGSGKTTLLNWSTTSWHTSWRICASHTRARLLASPRTGVAGL; via the coding sequence ATGACCGGCCGGCCGGAGGACCACACCCTCGCCGCCCGGGTGCGGCAACGGATCGCCGCCGCCACCACCCCGGTCACCCCGGCGACGATCGTCTCCGCAGTGCGGGCCGAGCCCACCACCGCGGTGCTCGGTGACACCGCAGTGCTGCGGATCGCCGACCGGGTCCACGACGACCTCGTCGGCGCCGGGCCGCTGGCACCACTGCTGGCCGACCCGGAGGTCACCGACGTGCTGGTCAACGGCACCCGGGTCTGGGTCGACCGCGGGGCGGGGTTGCACCAGGTCGCAGTGCCGGTGGGCTCGGTGGAGGATGTCCGCCGGTTGGCGCAGCGACTGATCGCCAGCGCCGGGCGGCGGCTCGACGACGGCTCCCCGTACGCGGACGCGCGGCTCCCGTTCGGCACCCGGCTGCACGCCGTTCTTCCCCCGGTGGCGACCGAGGGCCCCTACCTGTCCCTGCGGACCTTCCGGCACCGCCCGTTCACCCTCGACGAGTTGGTGCGCCAGGGGACCGTGCCGCGACCGGTGGCACCACTGCTCGCCGCCGTCGTCGCGGCCCGGCTGGCGTACCTGGTCACCGGCGGCACCGGGTCGGGCAAGACGACGCTGCTCAACTGGTCGACTACGTCCTGGCACACGAGCTGGCGCATTTGCGCGAGCCACACACGGGCCCGCCTTCTGGCATCTCCTCGTACGGGTGTTGCCGGACTATGA
- a CDS encoding DUF3800 domain-containing protein translates to MSGTGPEADPDLDTPHFAPSHASPLLQAVDLVTFASSDLSFRARTRASQV, encoded by the coding sequence GTGTCGGGCACCGGCCCGGAGGCTGACCCCGATCTCGACACGCCGCACTTCGCGCCATCGCACGCGAGTCCTCTTCTGCAGGCCGTCGACCTAGTGACGTTCGCGTCCAGCGACTTAAGCTTCCGAGCACGGACCCGGGCGTCGCAGGTGTGA
- a CDS encoding helix-turn-helix domain-containing protein → MPTHPEGDLDAAGLTAVESAAYELVVAQPGATAVDLDRSWIRSEPLRDALGALAAAGLVVAGDDDPTTYTAVDPEVALDAPIRAYERRLQAAREHLHRLAAVHRTDPSLTDSTAVLEVVSGREAVLERLHRLRRTAETEILCLDKPPYLDGAGTTSGGVELLRRGVRSRTIYERSSLEQPGALHGLEQLVAAGQQARVLPTLPLKLYLADGRYGLLIRRPDDEGGSAVLLRPCALLDALGHLFEGLWRSALPLQPSPAAPPNHRPPVEHRRLIALLLSGLTDEAIARQLGVGYRTAQRHIAALMASLGARTRFQAGVQAARREEREEHEP, encoded by the coding sequence GTGCCGACGCATCCGGAGGGCGACCTCGACGCGGCCGGCCTGACCGCGGTCGAGTCCGCGGCGTACGAACTGGTCGTCGCGCAGCCGGGTGCCACGGCGGTCGACCTCGACCGGTCCTGGATCCGTTCCGAGCCGCTGCGTGACGCGCTCGGCGCGCTCGCCGCCGCCGGGCTCGTCGTGGCGGGCGACGACGACCCGACCACCTACACGGCCGTCGACCCCGAGGTCGCCCTCGACGCACCGATCCGGGCGTACGAGCGGCGGTTGCAGGCCGCCCGCGAGCACCTCCACCGCCTGGCCGCGGTCCACCGCACGGACCCCAGCCTCACCGACTCGACCGCCGTGCTGGAGGTGGTCAGCGGGCGCGAGGCGGTGCTGGAACGGCTCCACCGCCTCCGGCGTACGGCCGAGACGGAGATCCTCTGCCTGGACAAGCCCCCGTACCTCGACGGGGCCGGCACGACGAGCGGTGGGGTCGAGCTGCTCCGGCGAGGCGTGCGCTCCCGCACCATCTACGAGCGCTCGTCCCTCGAACAGCCGGGCGCCCTGCACGGGCTCGAACAGCTCGTTGCCGCCGGCCAGCAGGCCCGGGTACTGCCGACCCTGCCACTCAAGCTCTACCTCGCCGACGGCCGGTACGGCCTGCTCATCCGCCGGCCCGACGACGAGGGTGGGAGCGCCGTGCTGCTCCGGCCCTGCGCGCTCCTCGACGCCCTGGGGCACCTCTTCGAAGGGCTGTGGCGGTCCGCCCTGCCACTGCAACCCTCTCCGGCCGCGCCACCGAACCACCGCCCTCCGGTCGAGCACCGACGGCTCATCGCGCTCCTGCTCTCCGGGCTCACCGACGAGGCGATCGCGCGCCAGCTCGGCGTCGGCTACCGCACCGCGCAGCGACACATCGCGGCGCTGATGGCCTCACTCGGCGCCCGTACCCGGTTTCAGGCCGGTGTGCAGGCCGCCCGCCGGGAAGAGCGGGAAGAGCACGAACCGTAG
- a CDS encoding helix-turn-helix transcriptional regulator has translation MLRILGVTAAEQALYEWLLERPAVPLETLDRSAADQPWRGQARPLLARLEELGLALRLPGAPARFQAVAPDEVSDVLTLAGKRALSRARARRARLAAVFHAGQHPHDAGGLVEILHGKQAIKQAFIDVQLSARHEVRVFDAPPYVDVPPLNEPVELELLRQGIHYRVIYDRRGLDDPGRLADFAQGLSVGEEIRVSTVPIKLVLSDHPLALLPVHPENVESAMLVRDPTLIEMLGALFEITWEQGVPLQVRDGHPQLVEVGDAPSPVEGELLPLLAAGLTDAAIAAQQGCTERTVRRRISAMLRRLGAASRFQAGYQAIRRGWITTSGGVV, from the coding sequence TGGGGGTCACGGCGGCCGAGCAGGCGCTCTACGAGTGGTTGCTCGAACGCCCGGCGGTTCCCCTTGAGACGCTCGACCGGTCGGCCGCCGACCAGCCGTGGCGAGGGCAGGCCCGTCCGCTGCTCGCCCGGCTCGAGGAGTTGGGGCTGGCGCTGCGACTGCCCGGGGCCCCGGCGCGATTCCAGGCGGTGGCACCGGACGAGGTCTCCGATGTACTGACCCTCGCCGGTAAACGCGCCCTGTCCCGCGCCCGGGCCCGGCGCGCCCGGCTGGCGGCGGTCTTCCACGCCGGTCAGCACCCGCACGACGCGGGAGGCCTCGTCGAGATCCTGCACGGAAAGCAGGCGATCAAGCAAGCGTTCATCGACGTCCAGCTCAGCGCCCGTCATGAGGTACGGGTCTTCGACGCTCCGCCCTACGTGGACGTCCCGCCCCTGAACGAGCCGGTGGAGTTGGAGCTGCTGCGCCAGGGCATCCACTATCGGGTGATCTACGACCGGCGGGGGCTCGACGATCCCGGCCGGCTCGCCGACTTCGCACAGGGGCTCTCCGTCGGCGAGGAGATCCGCGTCTCCACCGTGCCGATCAAGCTGGTGCTCAGTGACCACCCGCTGGCGCTGCTCCCGGTCCACCCCGAGAACGTCGAGTCCGCCATGCTCGTCCGCGACCCGACCCTGATCGAGATGCTCGGCGCGCTGTTCGAGATCACCTGGGAGCAGGGCGTCCCGTTGCAGGTACGCGACGGCCACCCGCAGCTCGTGGAGGTCGGCGACGCACCGTCGCCGGTCGAGGGCGAACTGCTACCCCTGCTCGCGGCCGGGCTGACCGACGCGGCGATCGCCGCCCAGCAGGGCTGCACCGAACGCACGGTGCGTCGCCGGATCAGCGCGATGCTGCGGCGGTTGGGGGCGGCCAGCCGGTTCCAGGCCGGCTACCAGGCCATCCGCCGCGGCTGGATCACCACGTCCGGAGGCGTGGTCTGA